The DNA segment AATCACCTTCTCCACATAGAGCGGGATATTTAGGTTGTAATCGTTTTGCGCAATCTCCTCAAGTGTTGCCGTGTGCACATGGTTCTTCACACACCTTTGTCACGATACCACTTGTATAGGTTTTGTACATGCTTCGGTTCAAGAAAGTTTTGTGCCCTGCCAACCCGGATCTCCTGAGAGCCATCGATAAAAAGTACTTTTCCCCGATGCTGGCCAATCTCAAGTTATTTGACCACTCAATCTCAAGTTATTTGACCACTCAATCTCAAGTTATTTGACCACTCAATCTCATTTAATTTGACCCCTCAATCTCATTTAATTTGACCCCTC comes from the Chitinispirillum alkaliphilum genome and includes:
- a CDS encoding Type I restriction-modification system, DNA-methyltransferase subunit M, producing MHTATLEEIAQNDYNLNIPLYVEKVIEDTLPTLEEAMADLKKA